A single window of Gadus morhua chromosome 22, gadMor3.0, whole genome shotgun sequence DNA harbors:
- the nxph1 gene encoding neurexophilin-1 has translation MQGTCWCAVLLLLTPALYLVSTVNASKSDLVKGGTPKSMLKHIWSDGAKDLSISRLLSQTLQGKENRTAMDLRYDTPEPYSEQDLWDWLRNATDPLDPRSRTKRRPMVKTGKFKKMFGWGDFHSNIKTVKLNLLITGKIVDHGNGTFSVYFRHNSTGQGNVSVSLVPPTKIVEFDVAAQQSVIDAKDSKSFNCRIEYEKVEKGSKNALCNFDPSKTCYQEQTQSHVSWLCSKPFKVICIFISFYSTDYKLVQKVCPDYNYHSDTPYFPSG, from the exons ATGCAGGGGACGTGTTGGTGcgccgtgctgctgctgctgacgccAGCCCTTTACCTG gtCTCCACTGTCAACGCCTCCAAGTCCGACTTGGTGAAGGGGGGCACCCCCAAGTCCATGCTGAAGCACATCTGGAGCGACGGCGCCAAGGACCTGTCCATCAGCCGGCTGCTGTCCCAGACGCTGCAGGGCAAGGAGAACCGCACGGCCATGGACCTGCGCTACGACACGCCCGAGCCCTACTCCGAGCAGGACCTGTGGGACTGGCTGCGCAACGCCACCGACCCGCTGGACCCCCGCTCGCGCACGAAACGGCGGCCCATGGTGAAGACGGGCAAGTTCAAGAAGATGTTCGGCTGGGGCGACTTCCACTCCAACATCAAGACGGTGAAGCTCAACCTGCTGATCACCGGCAAGATCGTGGACCACGGCAACGGCACCTTCAGCGTGTACTTCCGCCACAACTCCACGGGCCAGGGCAACGTGTCCGTCAGCCTGGTGCCGCCGACCAAGATCGTGGAGTTCGACGTGGCGGCGCAGCAGTCGGTGATCGACGCCAAGGACTCCAAGTCCTTCAACTGCCGCATCGAGTACGagaaggtggagaagggctCCAAGAATGCGCTGTGCAACTTCGACCCGTCCAAGACGTGCTACCAGGAGCAGACGCAGAGCCACGTGTCCTGGCTGTGCTCCAAGCCCTTCAAGGTCATCTGCATCTTCATCTCCTTCTACAGCACTGACTACAAGCTGGTGCAGAAGGTGTGCCCGGACTACAACTACCACAGTGACACCCCCTACTTCCCCTCCggctga